The region TAGGGTGAACTTGTGTCCAACTTTAATATTCTTGAGATGAAACATTACGATTACCACCTAGCTATGTTACACGCACTGATGTGCGTTTAGGTTGTTGGTTATGTTTTGGGGAGTTTTATTATGAAACGTTATGAGCACTCAATAAGTTCCATAACAAAGCGTGGTAGAAAAATGTGATTTTTCTACCCACGACGGAGTAGATTGTTAACTAGTTCAAGATTTTTTTTGCGGTGAGTAATAAAAAGGAGATAGTTAAGACTATCTCCTAAATAACGCAGTTATTGAAAAGGTTACTTCGAAGTAATCATGACGCGAGTATCTTCAGAGAGCGATTCTAGCTCTTTAGCAAGATCGTCTATCTGACGTTCTGCGGGTAATCGTAGTGCAATGTTAGCAGTAAAAATACTGGCCTGAACACCACCATCATTGGCAATAAAGACACGATTACAGTCCATATCCAATAGGGTAATACCTTGTGAATCAAGTAAATGGGTAATGTCATTGACAATACCCGTGCGATCGTTTGCGTCCAAGCGCAGTTTAAACACCGCTTGTTCATCATGAGGAAGCACATCACTGTCGACGATACTGACCGTCAACTCTGGGTAAGACATAAAAGCATCTTTGACGATGTCGGCGCGATCAATCGGAACTTCCACCTTAATGATCGCTGCAATTTGTTGGTCAATAAAGTTCACTTTGCTTATTAGCCACTTGCCTTCGTTCTCATTGGTAATCGCCGCCAAGTTTTTCAGGGTGCTCGGTGATGTTTTACCAATAAAGCTGACCACAAAATTTTGAATCATAATAACTCTCCAAACGTCGGTTGGGCTTTGATACGCGATTCACTCCACGATGGTAAACCGTATCGAATGTGCTTGAGAAGATCCCTTGCTAGCCGCTCGAGGTGAATTGGGTTTATCTAGTGTATATCTTGGTGAAAATGAGGCTTTGACCCTCTTCAAAGATCCCAAAGTTGCTACTAATACTCCTATTAAGAGGTAGAGCTAACATTTTGAACTAACAGGGATCTGGGGTAAGAATAGTGGTATGTCTTGCGCCAATTCTGAGTAAAATAGCAGGTGGTCGATGGTGTTCTTTATGTAAATGTTATCTAAGCCAAATTGACGTTATCACTCCAGTCTGGCTTTAATCATCAATGACAAGTACAGTAGAGAATCTACTCTTATAAGAGCCGCTAATGTACGAGCGGTCGTAAGAACAATAAGGTGAAAGTATATGCTTAAAATAGCGATGTTGAGTACCGGGGAAGAAGTTCTGCATGGGGACATCGTCGATACGAATGCTGCGTGGTTAGGTCGCGAATGTTTTCAACATGGCTTTGCTTTAGCTAAACGTTCAACGGTAGGAGATAGCCAAGCGGCGATTACCGAAGAACTGATGATGCTCAGCTTTAACTATGATGTCGTGATAGTCAATGGCGGCCTAGGCCCGACAAGTGACGATCTCAGCTCTGCGGCTGCAGCAGAAGCTGCAGATCAGCCATTGGTTCTCTTTCCTGAATGGGTAAAAGTGATGGAAGGCTTTTTTGCTGCGCGCAATAAAGCGATGCCTCAAAGCAATCTCAAACAAGCGATGTTGCCAGAGCAAGCCACCATAGTGGATAACCCCATTGGTACTGCATGTGGGTTTAAGTTGCAGATCAATGATTGTTGGTTCTATTTTACCCCTGGAGTACCCAGCGAATTTAAGCGCATGGTCAGTGAGCAGATATTGCCTGATCTGGCAGTGATGTTCCCTGATGAGCCGCGCTTAGAGTGCAGCTATTTCTATACCTTTGGTTCGTCCGAATCTGGCCTGTCCGATATTTTGGATAAAATGCAATTGCCACAAGGTTACTCACTAGGCTATCGCTCTTACTTGCCATTTATTGAAATTAAGCTGTTTGGTCCCGCGGGAGACGATGAGATTCGTTTGAAGCTAGGGCAGATGATTTATCGTCATATTGAACCCTTCTTGGTCAGTGTGGATGAACCAATGCGCGATCATCTGGGTCATCTTATGCAAGATAAGCAGCAAACCCTATCGATCGCAGAGCAAAGCAGTAAAGGGTGGCTTTCCTATTGGCTGCAAGGCAACAGTGATATCGAGAAACTCTGTGGGCACAGCTGGGTGTTAAGTCATAAAGTCGAAGCCGATTTGGGTATTAAAGATCCATTGGCTGCGGCTTTTGCTCTGGCTGGCGCGACAAAAGAGAAATGCAGTACCGACTTGGCGCTGGTGACCGGTCCGCTACTTGATGGTGACCAATTTACGGTAGCGCTCTCAGCCCCAGAAGGAGAGTGGGGACAAATTTTCCGCTTTAGTCGCCGTTATCCTGCTGATGATCAGAAACAGGTGATCGGCACATTGGCTGCAGATATGTTGCGTCGCTATCTAGCGGGTAAGTCAGTATTCACACAATACAACGCCGCACTGAAAGTAAAAGAGCTTTATATCCCTTCGAGTGCACTCAAGTAATTTCCTCTTTTGTGAGGATAGGGTTAATTTGACCTATCCTCACACTGTCTATTACGTTCTTACACGCTCGTTTTTGCCATCAATTTAATGAATGGTAAGCTTATTCTCTATCCGTAATCTTAATCATTTTTTATGCTTAATCTGTCTAAGAACTAAGCGTATGATTTCGATGGAGAGCTTATTTTTTCGCCAAATTTGCGCTTTTTTTGCTGGTGTTTATCGGTACACTGAGTTGACCAATAAACAATAAGTCGGCAGGAGGCTGGTATGTTTAACCAATCCAAATTGTTGGTCTGGTATGAAGTAGCAAGTCAAAAAGTCGTTTTAGGTGAGGCAATTAGCAGCGGTGCTTACGATATAGCGTCTATGTGGCGGCACATCCCAACTGATTGGGAAGAGCAGGACCATCTTGGGTATCGTCTTTCATTGTTTGATGCAGACGGTCGAGAAATCGCGGCCAAGCCGATACCGGTCGCATTAGTGGATGAAATTTTATCCGGAATAAAACAAGCCAGAGCATAGCTCTGGCTTTTTCTTGGTGATTTGCTTAATAAGTCAAGCGCGAGAGAAGGGACTAAGCGCGCTTGGCTTTCACCTGATAACGAACATCTTTTAGCTCAACGGCGGTTTTTGCTTTGCAAATACAAGGCAATATTTCCCCCGGTTGAGTATAAGCCATGGCAAAACCAACGTAGTCCACGGAGCCAGCAACTAGCTTGCAACGACAAGCACCACAGTGTCCATCGCGGCAGTTATACTCTGGAACAAGCCCTGCTTGCTCCATGCTTTCTAACAACGTATTTGAAGAATTAGACTCAATGGTAACGCTATCGTTGATTTTGACCCGTGCCATTACAGTTCGAAGCCCTCGAAATCATCGCTATTCACTTCAGTGTCGATTTGACCAACCAAGTAAGAGCTGATTTCTGCTTCTTGAGGGGCAACTTGCACGTTGTCAGAAGATAACCATGCATTGATCCATGGAATTGGGTTAGTGTTGGCGCCAGGGTAAGCGGCATCCAAACCCACTGCTTGCATACGGATGTTGGTAATGTATTCAACGTATTGGCATAGAATGTCTTTATTCAAACCGATCATTGAACCATCTTTAAACAGGTATTCAGCCCACTCTTTCTCTTGCTCTGCTGCTTCTTTAAACAGGTCAAAACACTCTTGTTTTGCTTCTTCAGCAATCTGAATGAATGAGAAATCGTCCATACCGTTACGTAGCAGGTTAATCATGTGCTGAGTACCGGTAAGATGTAGAGCTTCATCACGCGCAATCAGCTTAATGATCTTCGCGTTACCTTCCATCAATTCACGTTCAGCAAATGCAAATGAACAGGCGAAACTGACATAGAAACGAATCGCTTCTAGGGCATTAACCGACATCAAGCACAAGTAGAGCTGTTTCTTCAGCGCGCCAAGACTCACATGCACTTGTTCGCCGTTCAGATTGTGTTCGCCTTCACCAAAACGGTGGTAGTCGTTCGTTAGCTGAATCAGTTTATCGTAGAAATGAGAGATGTCTTTCGCACGTTTGATGATGTGGTCGTTTTCAACGATGTCGTCAAACACTAACGCTGGATCGTTAACGATGTTACGAATGATGTGCGTGTATGAACGAGAGTGAATCGTCTCAGAGAATGACCAAGTTTCAATCCAAGTTTCCAATTCTGGTAGCGATACCAAAGGCAGTAGCGCGACGTTTGGACTGCGTCCTTGGATAGAATCCAACAGAGTTTGGTATTTCAAGTTAGAGATGAAAATGTGCTTTTCATGCTCAGGAAGCTTAGCGTAATCGATACGGTCAGCAGAAACGTCAACTTCTTCTGGACGCCAGAAGAAAGAGAGTTGCTTCTCGATAAGCTTTTCAAAGATTTCGTATTTCTGTTGGTCGTAGCGCGCTACGTTTACTGGCTGACCCAAGAACATTGGTTCTTTTAGTTGGTCATTTTTTGTTTGAGTAAAAGTACTGTAAGCCATGTCACTTTCATCCGTTTGGTTACTGCTGTTGAGCATGCAGCAACGTTCAAATTAATGAGGGTTTGCTCTGCAAAGGAGCTGCAATTCTAGCAGCTCCTTTGTCACTCAGAGCGAGATATCGTCAAATCGCTTAGATTTTACAAGCGCCGCCTGCACAATCATCGTCTTGTGGTTGAACCACAGCGTCTTTTTGATCGTCTTTCGCACCATCACGGGTGTTATGGTAGTACAGGGTTTTTACACCAAACTTGTACGCAGTCAGCAAATCTTTCAGCAGCTGTTTCATTGGCACTTTGCCTGATTCATAGCGGCTTGGGTCGTAGTTCGTATTCGATGAAATCGCTTGGTCTACGAATTTTTGCATCACGCCAACAAGGTGTAAGTAACCGTCATTGCTTGGAATATTCCATAGCAGCTCGTAGTTCTCTTTGTATTTGCTGTACTCAGGAACCACCTGCTTCAAAATACCATCTTTCGATGCTTTAACGGATACGTAACCACGAGGTGGTTCGATACCGTTAGTTGCGTTAGAGATTTGTGATGAAGTCTCTGAAGGCATCAATGCAGTCAGGGTTGAGTTACGCAGACCATGTTCCATGATCTCTTTACGTAGACCGTCCCAATCGTAGTGCAGTGGTTCTTCACAAATCAAATCGATATCTTTCTTATAAGTATCGATTGGTAGTAAACCTTTTGCGTAGTTGGTTTCATCAAACGCAGGGCAACGACCTTGCTCTTTCGCTAACGCAACGGATGCTTTGAGCAAGTAATATTGCATTGCTTCAAACGTGCGGTGAGTAAGACCGACAGCACTGTCGTCTGAGTAACGCACGCCATTTTTCGCAAGGTAGTAAGCGTAGTTAATAACACCTATACCCAGCGTACGACGGTTCATGGTTGACTTACGCGCTGCTGGCAGTGGGTAGTCTTGGTAATCCAATAGTGCATCTAGCGCACGAACCACAAGATCAGAAAGCTCTTCAAAGTCATCCAGAGACTTAATTTCACCTAGGTTAAACGCAGAGAGAGTACAAAGTGCAATCTCACCAGAATCGTCTTCTACGTTAGACAGAGGTTTCGTTGGTAGGGCAATTTCCAAACATAGGTTGGACTGACGTACCGGTGCCACACTCGCGTCGAATGGGCTATGAGTATTACAGTGGTCGACGTTTTGGATGTAGATACGACCTGTAGAGGCGCGTTCTTGCATCAATAGGGCAAACAGTTCAACCGCTTTAACAGTCGTTTTCTTGATCGATGAATCGTTTTCGTATTTCACGTACAGACGTTCGAACTCATCTTGATCTTGGAAGAAAGCGTCGTAAAGTCCAGGTACATCAGAAGGAGAGAACAACGTAATGTTGCCACCCTCAACGAGACGTTGATACATCAATTTATTCAGCTGTACGCCGTAGTCCATGTGACGAACACGGTTCTCTTCCACACCACGGTTGTTACGTAGAACCAGTAGAGATTGCGCTTCGCCGTGCCACAATGGGTAGAATACGGTAGCTGCACCGCCACGAACGCCGCCTTGAGAACAGCATTTCACAGCAGTTTGGAAATATTTGTAGAATGGGATACAACCAGTGTGGAACGCTTCACCACCACGAATCTCAGAGCCCAATGCACGAATACGGCCAGCGTTGATACCGATACCAGCACGTTGAGAAACGTAACGTACAATCGAGCTTGCTGTCGCATTGATAGAATCAAGGCTATCACCACATTCAATCAGAACACATGAGCTGAACTGACGAGTAGGGGTACGCACGCCTGCCATGATCGGGGTAGGCAAA is a window of Vibrio porteresiae DSM 19223 DNA encoding:
- the yfaE gene encoding class I ribonucleotide reductase maintenance protein YfaE; this translates as MARVKINDSVTIESNSSNTLLESMEQAGLVPEYNCRDGHCGACRCKLVAGSVDYVGFAMAYTQPGEILPCICKAKTAVELKDVRYQVKAKRA
- the nrdB gene encoding class Ia ribonucleoside-diphosphate reductase subunit beta, which translates into the protein MAYSTFTQTKNDQLKEPMFLGQPVNVARYDQQKYEIFEKLIEKQLSFFWRPEEVDVSADRIDYAKLPEHEKHIFISNLKYQTLLDSIQGRSPNVALLPLVSLPELETWIETWSFSETIHSRSYTHIIRNIVNDPALVFDDIVENDHIIKRAKDISHFYDKLIQLTNDYHRFGEGEHNLNGEQVHVSLGALKKQLYLCLMSVNALEAIRFYVSFACSFAFAERELMEGNAKIIKLIARDEALHLTGTQHMINLLRNGMDDFSFIQIAEEAKQECFDLFKEAAEQEKEWAEYLFKDGSMIGLNKDILCQYVEYITNIRMQAVGLDAAYPGANTNPIPWINAWLSSDNVQVAPQEAEISSYLVGQIDTEVNSDDFEGFEL
- a CDS encoding CinA family nicotinamide mononucleotide deamidase-related protein; its protein translation is MLKIAMLSTGEEVLHGDIVDTNAAWLGRECFQHGFALAKRSTVGDSQAAITEELMMLSFNYDVVIVNGGLGPTSDDLSSAAAAEAADQPLVLFPEWVKVMEGFFAARNKAMPQSNLKQAMLPEQATIVDNPIGTACGFKLQINDCWFYFTPGVPSEFKRMVSEQILPDLAVMFPDEPRLECSYFYTFGSSESGLSDILDKMQLPQGYSLGYRSYLPFIEIKLFGPAGDDEIRLKLGQMIYRHIEPFLVSVDEPMRDHLGHLMQDKQQTLSIAEQSSKGWLSYWLQGNSDIEKLCGHSWVLSHKVEADLGIKDPLAAAFALAGATKEKCSTDLALVTGPLLDGDQFTVALSAPEGEWGQIFRFSRRYPADDQKQVIGTLAADMLRRYLAGKSVFTQYNAALKVKELYIPSSALK
- the nrdA gene encoding class 1a ribonucleoside-diphosphate reductase subunit alpha; this encodes MNQELTVTKRDGRKEKINLDKIHRVITWAAEGLENVSVSQVELRAHIQFYDGITTSDIHETIIKSAADLISEETPDYQYMAARLAIFHLRKKAYGEYEPPTLFNHVTKMIEKGKYDKHLLTDYTRAELDQLDSYIDHRRDLNFSYAAVKQLEGKYFVQNRVTGQIYESAQFLYMLVAACLFANYPKETRLGYIKRFYDATSTFKISLPTPIMAGVRTPTRQFSSCVLIECGDSLDSINATASSIVRYVSQRAGIGINAGRIRALGSEIRGGEAFHTGCIPFYKYFQTAVKCCSQGGVRGGAATVFYPLWHGEAQSLLVLRNNRGVEENRVRHMDYGVQLNKLMYQRLVEGGNITLFSPSDVPGLYDAFFQDQDEFERLYVKYENDSSIKKTTVKAVELFALLMQERASTGRIYIQNVDHCNTHSPFDASVAPVRQSNLCLEIALPTKPLSNVEDDSGEIALCTLSAFNLGEIKSLDDFEELSDLVVRALDALLDYQDYPLPAARKSTMNRRTLGIGVINYAYYLAKNGVRYSDDSAVGLTHRTFEAMQYYLLKASVALAKEQGRCPAFDETNYAKGLLPIDTYKKDIDLICEEPLHYDWDGLRKEIMEHGLRNSTLTALMPSETSSQISNATNGIEPPRGYVSVKASKDGILKQVVPEYSKYKENYELLWNIPSNDGYLHLVGVMQKFVDQAISSNTNYDPSRYESGKVPMKQLLKDLLTAYKFGVKTLYYHNTRDGAKDDQKDAVVQPQDDDCAGGACKI
- a CDS encoding glycine cleavage system protein R, translating into MIQNFVVSFIGKTSPSTLKNLAAITNENEGKWLISKVNFIDQQIAAIIKVEVPIDRADIVKDAFMSYPELTVSIVDSDVLPHDEQAVFKLRLDANDRTGIVNDITHLLDSQGITLLDMDCNRVFIANDGGVQASIFTANIALRLPAERQIDDLAKELESLSEDTRVMITSK